In one window of Bemisia tabaci chromosome 4, PGI_BMITA_v3 DNA:
- the LOC109034078 gene encoding uncharacterized protein translates to MLLFYLCYFQGYPFYKLNQERIEVVFQNATSLKVTYAEIHKINKTLTGLNFAVQIDDVSRANEYWLRLDGYERLGMEYIYKKSAFSYEMQFCRLLSGDILRFNKALNKFGYIMESCAAAKNDTYYVKDFFFDERTPLPPEVPGTHWRFDLKFYSKKDHGMVFMQYYVSVERKHLFSKPKT, encoded by the exons ATGTTATTATTTTACCTGTGTTATTTTCAGGGCTACCCATTTTACAAGTTGAATCAGGAGCGAATCGAAgttgtttttcaaaatgcaacttCCTTGAAAGTAACCTACGCTGAGattcataaaatcaacaaaacaCTGACTGGCCTCAACTTTGCCGTGCAAATCGATGATGTCTCCCGAGCAAATGAATACTGG cTAAGACTTGATGGGTATGAGAGACTTGGAATGGAGTATATTTACAAGAAGAGTGCTTTTTCATATGAAATGCAGTTTTGTAGATTATTATCCGGGGACATTCTTCGCTTCAACAAAGCCTTGAACAAATTCGGTTATATCATGGAGTCTTGTGCAGCAGCTAAGAAC GACACTTACTATGTCAAAGATTTCTTCTTCGACGAGAGGACTCCGTTGCCACCCGAGGTTCCTGGAACCCATTGGAgatttgatttgaaattttactccaAGAAGGATCACGGCATGGTTTTTATGCAATATTATGTATCTGTTGAGAGAAAACATTTGTTTTCCAAGCCTAAAACCTAG